Proteins encoded within one genomic window of Oryza brachyantha chromosome 7, ObraRS2, whole genome shotgun sequence:
- the LOC102701645 gene encoding chloroplast stem-loop binding protein of 41 kDa a, chloroplastic → MALSSSAATASTAAASFVSGHRRTGTCRPSLSSSFLSASPRAVAARRRAAAAPVARAAAVMTVRAQAGKKSVLIVNTNGGGHAVIGFYLTKELLAAGHAVTVLTVGEEGSDKMKKPPFSRFSELTSAGAKTVWGDPADVGAAVGGGASFDVVLDNNGKNLDAVKPVADWAKSAGVGQFLFISSAGIYTPSDEPPHVEGDAVKESAGHVGVEKYLAGQFANWASFRPQYMIGSGNNKDCEEWFFDRIVRKRPVLIPGSGMQLTNITHVRDLSSMLALAVESPGAAAGRIFNCVSDRAVTLDGLAKMCAAAAGAAADIVHYDPAAVGVDAKKAFPFRNMHFYAEPRAAKEVLGWTSTTRLPEDLKERFAEYAGSGRGEKEMSFDLDDKILAAVGAAAPASVAA, encoded by the exons ATggcgctctcctcctccgcggccaccgcctccacgGCGGCCGCCTCCTTCGTCTCCGGGCACCGCCGCACCGGCAcgtgccggccgtcgctgtcgtCCTCGTTCCTCAGcgcctccccgcgcgccgtcgccgcgaggaggcgcgccgcggcggcgcccgtgGCGAGGGCGGCCGCGGTGATGACCGTGCGCGCGCAGGCGGGGAAGAAGAGCGTGCTGATCGTGAACACCAATGGCGGCGGCCACGCCGTTATAGGGTTTTACTTGACGAAggagctgctcgccgccgggcaTGCCGTCACCGTGCTCACCGTCGGGGAGGAAGGGTCCGACAAGATGAAGAAGCCACCGTTCTCCCGCTTCTCG GAGCTGACGAGCGCCGGGGCGAAGACGGTGTGGGGCGACCCGGCGGACGTCggcgcggcggtcggcggcggcgcctcgtTCGACGTCGTCCTCGACAACAACGGCAAGAACCTCGACGCCGTCAA GCCGGTGGCGGACTGGGCGAAGTCGGCCGGCGTGGGGCAGTTCCTGTTCATCAGCAGCGCCGGCATCTACACGCCGTCCGACGAGCCGCCGCACGTCGAGGGG GACGCGGTGAAGGAGAGCGCCGGGCACGTCGGCGTGGAGAAGTACCTCGCCGGGCAGTTCGCCAACTGGGCGTCGTTCCGGCCGCAGTACATGATCGGCTCCGGCAACAACAAGGACTGCGAGGAGTGGTTCTTCGACA GGATCGTGAGGAAGAGGCCGGTGCTGATCCCGGGGTCGGGGATGCAGCTGACGAACATAACGCACGTGCGTGACCTGTCGAGCATGCTGGCGCTCGCCGTCGAGAgccccggcgcggcggcggggaggatcTTCAACTGCGTCTCCGACCGCGCCGTCACCCTCGACGGCCTCGCCAAGATgtgcgccgcggccgccggcgccgccgccgacatcgTCCACTacgaccccgccgccgtcggcgtcgacgccAAGAAGGCCTTCCCCTTCCGCAACATG CATTTTTACGCGGAGCcgagggcggcgaaggaggtgCTGGGGTGGACGAGCACGACGAGGCTGCCGGAGGACTTGAAGGAGAGGTTCGCGGAGTACGCCGGCAGCGGCCGGGGGGAGAAGGAGATGAGCTTCGACCTCGACGACAagatcctcgccgccgtcggggccgccgcgccggcgagcgtCGCCGCCTAA
- the LOC102714475 gene encoding nudix hydrolase 16, mitochondrial-like — translation MCDLVARTGRHQQRYEHGRRLVAGCIPFRYKDNNDVTSEAGHKKLVEVLMINSQSGPGLLFPKGGWENDETVEEAAAREAIEEAGVRGDLVQLLGFYDFKSKTHQDKFCPEGMCRAAVFALQVKEELASWPEQSTRKRSWLTLSEAIERSRYPWVREALATGFSIWHENWSNGGDPSSR, via the exons atgtGCGATCTGGTGGCGCGCACGGGCCGGCACCAGCAGCGCTACGAGCATGGCCGTCGCCTCGTGGCCGG ATGCATACCTTTTAGGTATAAAGATAATAATGATGTAACTTCTGAAGCTGGACACAAGAAACTTGTTGAAGTTCTCATGATCAACTCCCAGAGTGGACCTGGTCTCCTATTTCCAAAG GGAGGATGGGAGAATGATGAAACTGTTGAAGAGGCAGCTGCTCGTGAAGCTATTGAAGAAGCTGGAGTTCGAGGAGATTTAGTG CAACTACTGGGCTTCTATGACTTCAAGAGCAAGACACATCAAGACAAGTTCTGCCCCGAAGGGATGTGCAGAGCGGCGGTGTTTGCACTCCAAGTGAAGGAAGAGCTCGCCTCCTGGCCCGAGCAGAGCACCCGCAAGAGGAGCTGGCTCACCCTCAGCGAGGCGATAGAACGGAGCCGATACCCGTGGGTGCGAGAAGCCCTTGCAACAGGTTTCTCCATCTGGCATGAGAATTGGAGCAATGGTGGTGATCCAAGTTCAAGATGA
- the LOC102714751 gene encoding pentatricopeptide repeat-containing protein At2g41720, with the protein MKNQDNYCARNDIYAMMIRLYARHNQVDQARGLFFEMQEWRCKPDADIYNSLIHAHSRAGQWRWAINIMDDMLRAAIPPSRATYNNVINACGAAGNWKKALELCKKMTENGVGPDLVTHNIVLSALKNGSQYSKAISYFEIMKGANITPDTFTLNIMIHCLVKIGQCGEAIELFNSMREQKTKCPPDVVTYTSIMHSYCVYGQVENCKAVFDLMVAEGVKPNAVTYNALLGAYASRGMHKEALETFNLLKQNGLLPDIVSYTSLLNAYGRSAQPEKAREVFNKMRKNSCKPNKVSYNALIDAYGSAGMLKQAIGLLHEMEKDGIQPDAVSISTLLAACGRCRQITRIETILEAAMSRGIDLNTVAYNSGIKSYLSFGDYEKALELYTLMRVRNVKPDAVTYNILISGSCKLGKHEESLRFFEDMVNSKVPLTKEVYSSLIYSYVKQGKLSEAESTFDSMKKSGCFPDVLTYTTMMQAYNASGSWERAWDLFKEMEGNGIPPDAIICSSLMEAFNKGGEPERVLQLMELMKEKCIPLNQKSYFEIIASCTMMRDWKTASEMIENLDSSLSSISVGTLNHILNFLGKCGKTENMMKLFYKMVTSCSTLGLSTYTIILRNLLVVGKWRKYIEVLQWMEDAGVHPTLYMYQDVLPYIWRENGMDFTALMEEKISSLREKT; encoded by the exons ATGAAAAATCAAGATAACTACTGTGCTCGTAATGATATTTACGCCATGATGATACGGCTATATGCCAGGCATAACCAGGTTGATCAGGCACGCGGGCTGTTCTTTGAGATGCAAGAATGGCG GTGTAAACCTGATGCTGATATATACAATTCTCTCATTCATGCACATTCCCGGGCTGGTCAATGGCGTTGGGCCATCAACATTATGGACGATATGCTTCGTGCTGCT ATACCTCCCAGCCGGGCTACTTATAATAATGTGATAAATGCATGTGGGGCTGCTGGTAACTGGAAAAAGGCTTTAGAACTGTGTAAGAAAATGACAGAAAATGGTGTTGGACCAGATTTGGTTACACACAACATTGTTTTATCTGCTCTTAAGAATGGATCTCAGTACTCAAAAGCTATATCTTACTTTGAAATAATGAAAGGAGCAAATATTACCCCTGATACTTTCACGTTAAATATTATGATCCATTGCCTTGTAAAGATTGGACAGTGTGGGGAAGCTATTGAATTGTTTAACTCAATGAGGgagcaaaaaacaaaatgtccTCCAGATGTTGTTACATATACTAGCATCATGCATTCTTATTGTGTTTATGGGCAAGTTGAAAATTGCAAAGCAGTCTTTGACTTGATGGTTGCTGAAGGAGTGAAGCCTAATGCTGTAACATATAATGCGCTTTTGGGTGCATATGCCTCACGAGGTATGCACAAGGAGGCCTTGgaaacttttaatttattaaagcAAAATGGGTTACTACCTGATATAGTTTCCTATACCTCCTTACTGAACGCATATGGTAGATCTGCACAGCCTGAGAAGGCTAGGGAGGTCTTTAACAAGATGAGGAAGAATTCATGCAAACCAAATAAAGTCAGTTACAATGCGCTTATTGATGCCTATGGGTCTGCTGGAATGTTGAAGCAAGCTATTGGCTTACTGCATGAAATGGAGAAAGATGGCATTCAGCCAGATGCTGTTTCCATTAGTACTTTGTTGGCTGCCTGTGGTCGCTGCAGGCAGATAACAAGAATTGAGACTATTCTTGAAGCAGCTATGTCCCGAGGTATTGATCTAAATACAGTTGCTTACAACTCTGGCATTAAAAGCTATTTAAGTTTTGGAGATTATGAGAAAGCTTTGGAGTTGTATACATTAATGAGAGTGAGGAATGTGAAACCAGATGCTGTAACCTATAATATACTTATTAGTGGATCTTGTAAATTGGGAAAACATGAAGAATCTTTGAGATTTTTTGAGGATATGGTGAACTCTAAGGTTCCGTTAACGAAGGAGGTCTATTCTTCCTTGATTTATTCATATGTCAAACAG GGCAAACTATCTGAAGCAGAATCTACTTTCGATTCAATGAAAAAATCAGGCTGTTTTCCTGATGTTTTGACATATACTACAATGATGCAAGCCTATAACGCTAGTG GGAGTTGGGAGAGAGCTTGGGACCTGTTCAAAGAGATGGAAGGAAATGGTATTCCACCAGATGCCATTATATGCTCATCCCTTATGGAAGCATTCAACAAGGGTGGCGAACCTGAAAGGGTCCTTCAGTTGATGGAGCTCATGAAGGAAAAATGCATCCCATTGAACCAAAAATCTTATTTTGAGATAATAGCTTCATGCACCAT GATGCGTGACTGGAAAACAGCAAGTGAAATGATTGAAAATTTGGATTCTTCACTCTCATCCATTTCTGTTGGGACACTAaaccatattttaaattttcttggAAAATGTGGGAAGACAGAGAACATGATGAAG CTGTTCTACAAGATGGTGACTTCATGTTCTACTCTGGGCCTTTCCACTTATACAATTATTCTTAGAAATCTACTAGTTGTCGGGAAATGGAGAAAGTACATTGAG GTTTTGCAGTGGATGGAGGATGCTGGAGTTCATCCAACACTATACATGTACCAAGATGTCCTTCCATATATCTGGAGAGAAAATGGCATGGACTTCACTGCCCTtatggaagaaaaaataa GTTCattgagagagaaaacatgA